DNA from Triticum aestivum cultivar Chinese Spring chromosome 7D, IWGSC CS RefSeq v2.1, whole genome shotgun sequence:
CGTGGTCTACCTGCGCCAGTGGTTACGGTGTTGTCTTGGTGGAGCTTCCATTTGATAACAATCAAAGTTTACCTCTCTATTATCTCTAGCATGATGTGCTGCACAATAGCATCCTCTGTTGCTAGTGATGTCTTGAATGTGTTGTGTTGTAATCTTATACTTCTTTTTGTGTTTTATGTGTTCTTGCCTCCAGAAGATGTATTGCCCCTCGGGTTGTTAAGTTTTTCGATCCGGTTTGACATAAAAACGTATTATGGGACCCGGTTTTCCACATAAATCAGCTCAATTTCTTTTGAACAACTGAGAGATCAATATGCAGGTGtggaccctcccccccccccccccccccccccccccccaagaactAGTTCATCATAATTTAGTTGGCATACTGATGAGGTTGGCCATGACTAGTCGCTAAGATAAAAAATGATCTTGACAAGCAAAAGGTACAAAGAAGCTCACATAAAGCATTCCGTGGGTTTCTCGTCAGCTAAACTATTGCTGTCCTTgagaggtactccctccatcccgaaatacttgtcggacaaatggataaaaatggatgtatctagaattaaaatacgtctagatacatccatttctttgacaagaatttccggacggagggagtagttggacAGCCGAGATAAGGAGCTACATGGTGCCCAATGTGTGTGATGGAGTACGGGTAGCAACATGGCCTAGAGTAACCCGACTTGGTGTTCTTGCACGTATCCAGTATCTTGTTGTGGTCAAGGTCTGTTCTATCGGGGTCAACATATTCTTGCCGCCTCTCATTCCTAGCTATATATGCGTGTGATTGATCAAGCGGCACAAGAGAGGCCAGGCATCGCATTTCTTGCTCGATTTGTAAATGCGCAGGAGAAAAGGATTGCAACTATATAGCATAGAGTCGAAGGTGATAGGTGAGATCCAGAGTGGAACGTAGCTCCCCAATAAAGAGTGCCAGGAGGAATTACCAGTATCACATGTATGAAGAATAAAGACGCTGACTAATTGACCTGATGATTAAAAAAACTCAACATCTGAAGCTTAATTGGTTGGATCACAGAATCCTTTTTTGGCGGTGGGTATCTCGAAATCCCTGTCCATAGACTTAAGGAAACTAGCAAAAGGGTATATATGATACACATGTCATAACATGACACTAAAATATTTAAGCACCCTTCAATATATTGAAATAGGCCTCTCCCGTGCGTCCTGGTTGGGGGGACTGGCTTGGATGTTTCAGAGAGAAGACGATGCCCGCTGATCCCATATGTTGCGCGCCAACAACTCGTGGGGAAACATTGGAAGGCTGGCACCTTGTCACCGAGCGCCGTTGTTTGCCATCTTCAAAGGCCTTTCGTCAGCAAGGCCTTTCGTCAGCCCGCTTCCAATGCCCGGCCGGCTCCTCCGTCATGGTTAAGGGATCGATGTTTTCGGTGCCTCTCCAAAGGTCATCATGCCCACTCTTGCAGGGACCCAATTCGGTGCAGAAGCTGACTCCGTTTCGGCCACACTGCTCGCTTCTGTCGTGCAAAGAGCACCAGCCACCAGTCTACGCCACTCCGACGTGCTGCTCCATCACCCTCCCAAGTGCCTGCTCCTACCAAGGATGCTACCATGCTAAAGGTGTCGCTGCAGTCTGTCCTCGCGGAGCAAGCTAAGCTGCAAGACTGCCTGATGAGAGTTGAGAATTTTTTGGCGAGAGTTGAGGCGGTTCTGTGCAGGCTCACAATCATGCCAGATGTGCCTCCATTGGCCGAGATCCAGGTTGATTCCAAGGGTGAGGGTGAAGCAGACCCCTATGGTTGTTTCTCTCCTTGTGGTAGGCACATTGTCGAGGTCGTCACTCCAATGATGCAGATTATGACTGCGTTGCAGGAGCTATCTGAGGCACCATCTCTGTGTTTGTCGATGGTGCTTCCAAAGGAGATGGGTTTGGTGATGCCCATGATGCCGTCATTGCCGATGTTGGCGGCAAGCCCGCCATTCATCGTTGTGGACAATGAGAGACATGATTCACCTCTGTCATGTGAGCATCTGGAGATGCCTGAGTCCATCGTGTCGGTGGTACCTGTGGCTGATGATTTTGATGCGGTCGGTATGTTGACGCCTGATCCTCTGGAGCCCAGCCAGCCGCTTGCCTTTGTGGATAGTGGACGTTCTGACGTTTCGGTCAGCCAGTCGCACGTGACAGTTAGCCAGGTTTCTGTGCGTGACAAGGTCTACGAGATTCCGAGTTAGAGATTCACAGCTTGCTCACACGTTTGGAGAGGGCTAGCCCTGGATCTGGCAAGAAGATTATGGAGGAGGCTCTCACGAGCAAGAGCAAGAAGAGTAGCGCCACAGAAAAGGCGTCTGTAGTTGCTTGGTGGTTGGTCACCAGTCTCTTGCGTTGTCCTTATGGCCTGACTTGTCTTCGTGGATTTGGTGGTGCCTGTGGTCTTCGTTGAGGGTTTCTTTGCGATATAGCAGTGTGGGGTGGTGGTCGTTATGTGTTGGGTATGATTGTCGGGTCGGTCATGCACTTATGAGGTTGCATTCTCTGTGAGTAGTCCACATGTGATTTGTTTGTATCGGTTTTCGTCCGGTTTTCCGTAAATTAACTGGGCAATCGATGAGGCAAAtcgtttgcctccgtttcaaaaaaaaaatcatgtatGCATTTTGTCAGACGTACATTCAGAAATCAACGTGGCACTAGCAGCTCCTACTGTCAGTGAACAAAACCAGACGGGGCCATCAAATAACTCGTCTTCCTTAAGGTCTACAGAGTTTTCTTTCCAACCACTCTTAGTGTAGATAGATGGATAGAGGCGACAACATATTCCCAATGTTCTCAATAGGGAGAGCTCTGTGTCGCGAAGAGACAACCAAATAGGACACAAATGTTTATCGTGATCGACATCTAAGACCATAAACGGGAGTGAGGTTGCCTTGATAGCACTAAGCACGTAACATGACATCACCACCAGGCGATGTCGCAAGCACTATTAAGCCATAATAGCGCACCCAAAAGGCGCTACTGGGGCACGGGGCCAACAGGGGCTACCCGGCATCCAAAACAGCTCCACACGCTCATGTAGCCAAGACGGTCAAGCGAACACTGATGTGCAAGTATAGATTATATCATTCAAAAGAAAATAGTTGTCATAATTTCGTGTCAGCATGGATTGAATCGTTATCTGAATATAGATGCAAAGGTGAGAAAGCAGACCGACTTTCAGTTCAGTTCACTTCAACAGTTCTGAGGTTGGCTCTCAGGTCACCGTAATTGAAGTGGGCATCCCTGGGGCGTGTGCTAAGAAGACTCCAACACAGTTCGCTCTCCAGAAAAGCTGTGACACCATCAGCTCCTGCTAGTGCTGTAGGTGAACACAAACAATCAAGCAACCAAATAAGCAGCTAGCCAAGAAATACAAGGCGACCGGATTTGGAGAAAATTGTGAAGCGTCACTTGGAAAGAGACGGATCACCCAGAGATACCCAGCAGAAAGAGCATTGTTTAGCATCGACACGGATCACAATTTGCAAGCCCCTCTTAATCTAGCACGAAATTAAGGGTGTTCTACTTCTGATACATTTCTACACCTTGAAGATAAACATTAGCGGGCAAAGTAAGCAATGCTGGAACTGGACACTGGAGCGGCTCGAAACAGAAGACGAGAAAAAACATAGTTCCAAGAAGCTCAAATAAAGCAGCTTGTAGAGTTTCTCGTCAAGGGAGTGAGAATACGGTTCTACAGGTTCTACAGTTTTACCATcacaagagttcatcaccatgtcTCCAAGGTGGCAGTCCACGGATGAAGAATTGAGTTGCACAAACCAACAGAAAGCTATACAAAATTACGGCACCACTGTCACACTTTATTCGACTTTTTACTGTCAAAGTTGCATCAGGGGCAAGGCCATCACCGCGCCAAAAACAGAGACGATAACCACCGTCAGCCAAAAGGGCACTCGCTTCTTCAGCTTCTTTTCGCTGCGAATCCGGCAAATTTTAACATGGTCTTTCTTACCTCCCTTTTTCACACGAGAGATAAAAGTACATAATAGATCTGAGAGACCGGGACGTTAATTTTATTAAGTAGTGGGTCTGAGTAAATTTTATTGAGAGTGGCGTTTTGGCACATGAGAGCTCACGCTCCTGGTTTTTAAAATGCATTTTAAACATATTTTAGAAATGAcaaaaaattccaaacaaaaacTTAACGCATACATCTCGATATTATACATGCTCACAAAGTCATTTCGTAAAAAACCGACAACTTATATGTCGCGtgtgaaaataacaaaatctggtGTTAAAAATTTCTTTTCACAAGACATTCTTTTGTCTTTTTACACAAGCCATAAAAAATGTCGGTTTTCTTCAAAACTTGACGTGCACACATATAATGTCGAGATGTatatgccaaatttttgtttggaatAGTTTCACACATTAAAATATATTTTTCGAGTGCAGGAGCACAAACGGATTTCCAAATTTTATCTTCTTACTTCGCATGCAGAGAGAGAAGGCAAGAGCGACCATATTAAAATTGCTCTCACCGTAGCTGCCGCTTCCTGGACAGTGTCAGGTGAAGGAGCTGGGGCTCTGGTTCCGTGCTCCTTTTCTTGTTGTTGGTTGTACTTCTCCACATATTCAGGAAATAATTTCCTGAAGTGCGGGCAATTTTTGCCGTGGAACAAGAGCAGTGTCGATTTATACCTCATGGTTTGGAACAGggaatctctctctctcatgtcagAAGGCGTAGTCAAGAGATGACGCAAGAATAATGACCACGTCGTCTCCGTCGCTACCGAACGCCTCTGCCATGGCGCCCTCCTCCAGGCCCAGCCCAGCTGAGGCGAACTTTACggcgcgaccccatcctgtccgctcctgtccgtttggggtaaaacggataAACAAGGCGGCCCAGtgcgcgggcgcaaacggacttttgtccgttttctgtccgctttcgacccatccccggcctaAATTTGCGCCGATTTTAGGGTGAAACGGACGGACaggcgggacgcgcgcgcttgtcctcccctggcccgcctgtcggtggcaCAAAGCAACCACCCCACCCACCCCACGCCCCATTTGGCACCAtttcccccaaaccctcccacgtccctcccgccgccccctccctccccgtccatggccgacgcccagctgaattccggcggcctggccgtcgacccgcccccaaaggtgaagaagaaggcggccaaggcgccaaggaagccgcggtcggagtgcacgccggaggagatcgccaagttggacgtgGGATCGGCGAAGAGAAGGAGCCGGAGGGCGGTCGTCAAggtcaatgccgccgcggccaagttcgccgccgagcgcgatgggatggaggccgcgcggcgcaaggccgcgGTCGACGAGAAAGAGGACATCGTCAACAAAGAGCACgccctcctcatgcttggcatgtGCCGTCCGGCCGGTTTCCCTGCAGCGGCCGTTGGCCCGGCGAGCACAcgctcgtcggtcgcccggcctccgctgcactgccagtcgccgacgtcgcggaccacgcccatgtcgcccggctttcccccgccaaggcacgacgcccagacccgtttctcggggtcgccggacGTTGGTGTGATCGCGTcgtccaccccgcgcccctcggccgtcatcgacctcaacgtcacgcctgggtccagcagcggcggccggccGCCGTCCGTggagatgcaaagaaagcatgcACGGCCACCGTTTACGGGCACCATGTCGTCCCCTCGCGTCTTGTTCGacggaatgccaacaccaacgccaccgatcgacgaccccttctacaaccagttcATGGAGGATGTGATCTACGAGTGTAGGCAGGGCCGTGCCTACGACCCCgacgagacccaaagtcaggatggccgcgccaTGTTCGTTGCCGATGAAGAGGCTGtcgaccgtgctgactacgaccacggtgactcgtggcatgaagacgatgacatctattgCGAAGGTGATGGTGAGGAAGAAGAAAGCAATGGCATTGATATTGgtggcgagccattgttcatcgacgagcttacccaaagagcggaagcacaaaagaggaggaagagcattcgcacaGGTTCATATAcccaagatgaggacaagttgatttgccaatgttggatggagattagccatgatccgaggaccggcgcgcaacaaaagggcctTGTTTTTGGACGAGAGTCTataaaacattccatgaaaggaagatgtttgagccctgcCAAATTACAAGCAACTGTGGCATCACCtcgattcaaaagaggtggttgttcatccaacaagagtgcaacaagtattgcaccgcatttgagagcgttgaagcacggcccgtgagtggtcttggcgttggggacatggtatgctctcctcatCCTAGTCCTTTCCTTActacggccatgagacttcggccttgtatatgtttccatgttcaattgttgttgatcatgtggtgtaggcatttcaatctttgaaAGCATTCAAGGTCCGGCACAATGACAAGTcgttcactcttacgcattgttgggcGATCATCAACAATTGCTCCAAGTTCAGGAtcaataccgtgaacttcaaagaaagagaggcaagaagacggccaagttcactggaggtggagatggcgaggcgttgaagaggccgaggggcaagaccaactccaaggtggacgacatacgtgatgcctcatccatggccttgcatcacactttgcatggcatgatgtctcaaaaggacttgagggacgagaagaagcagcaaagcaaggacgagcaaatgaagcaatacctagagcttcaaaggaagaagcttgagatggaggaggcggccaagagaaggaagatcgacatggaggaggcgtcccggcaaaggcagctcgacatcgaggccgccaaTGTCTGGCTCTGTTGCCGGTGGCGTGAACTAGGCCGCTGGCCTGAACTAGGGCCGTTGGTACTTGAAACGTTGTTCTTTTTTTTTAATATGGACGCGGACAAGATGGGGCaaacggatgcggccgcgcgctgggcgtacagccaccgcatcccaggacagacGCGGACACGACCCCATCGCCCTATCCAAAGAGACAAAATCCGGGCAGACCAGACGTCCGTTtaaggtcgcgcggtggagttggcctagtTCACGTATGGCCGCAGCATGTGGCCGCAGCACGCCTCGTTGGCCTCCCTGTACCCCGTGGGGTTCGCCAGCCAGTCGCCGTGGTTCACGAGCTATGCCACACGCTTATTC
Protein-coding regions in this window:
- the LOC123170916 gene encoding ubiquitin-conjugating enzyme E2 34-like, which translates into the protein MRYKSTLLLFHGKNCPHFRKLFPEYVEKYNQQQEKEHGTRAPAPSPDTVQEAAATGGKKDHVKICRIRSEKKLKKRVPFWLTVVIVSVFGAVMALPLMQL